From Rhododendron vialii isolate Sample 1 chromosome 10a, ASM3025357v1, the proteins below share one genomic window:
- the LOC131303183 gene encoding uncharacterized protein LOC131303183 produces the protein MPSRSHPTTLRIEEELNKLKISEASSTTTNAEKICSRLLGLNEVYKCLDEALKLPFIQKALSLDQHERWIDESLDASVRLLDVYSTARDFISQIKECVIDLEFAIRRKKGDSRIQVCTAKYFSFRKEMNKGAKKLIKDVKQIDNKIASLPLLDQQLEDDHHVTAVIRVLKEVSSISVSIYNSLLLFFSPQISKPKSKSWSKLLDKGRVACEEQKGNGNELQSVDVALSNIWQCGGSSDQVGENMKMAQNGLQELEARIESIENGLECLFKGLIKARASLLNIVSL, from the coding sequence ATGCCCAGTCGATCGCACCCAACAACGCTTAGAATCGAAGAGGAGCTAAACAAGCTCAAGATATCAGAGGCATCATCAACAACGACAAATGCAGAGAAAATCTGCAGTCGGCTATTAGGCCTGAATGAAGTGTACAAATGCCTGGACGAGGCTCTCAAGTTGCCATTCATCCAGAAAGCCCTTTCTCTCGACCAGCATGAGAGATGGATCGATGAGTCCTTGGACGCATCGGTCAGGCTTCTCGACGTTTATAGCACTGCAAGGGATTTCATATCGCAGATAAAAGAGTGTGTTATAGATCTCGAATTTGCTATCAGGAGAAAGAAGGGGGATTCAAGGATTCAAGTCTGTACCGCAAAATACTTTTCCTTTAGGAAGGAAATGAACAAGGGCGCAAAGAAGTTGATAAAAGATGTGAAGCAAATTGACAACAAAATCGCATCGCTGCCGCTGTTGGATCAACAGCTTGAAGATGATCACCATGTGACCGCGGTGATTAGAGTTCTAAAAGAAGTTAGTTCGATCAGCGTGTCCATTTATAATTCCCTCCTCTTGTTCTTTTCCCCGCAGATTTCGAAGCCCAAGTCCAAGAGTTGGTCCAAATTGTTGGACAAAGGCAGAGTGGCGTGTGAAGAACAGAAGGGGAATGGGAATGAGTTGCAAAGCGTGGATGTTGCATTGAGCAATATATGGCAATGTGGGGGTTCAAGTGATCAAGTGGGTGAAAATATGAAAATGGCACAAAATGGGCTTCAGGAATTGGAGGCCAGAATTGAGTCTATCGAGAATGGTTTGGAGTGCTTGTTTAAGGGATTGATTAAAGCAAGAGCGTCTCTTCTAAACATAGTCTCCCTATGA